In one window of Bacteroidales bacterium DNA:
- a CDS encoding RagB/SusD family nutrient uptake outer membrane protein has translation MKQILIALVLLPVFISCEDFLDEDLQGVYSSKTFYETPEQAITAVNTTYVPASFREINNCLWVFGDVASDDAIKGGNPGDQSEIEFIDNFSVTPDNGFVEFIWQHYYEGITRANQVILNVPKINMNDDLRNRLVGEAKFLRAYYYFHLVNIYGGIPLKTKPALTSEALHVPLSDVEEIYSQIEKDLEDAAKVLPKQYGGTEKGRATQGAALGLLAKVYMFQEKWQKVITTTNQVQDLKVYELLDVYRHNFELAYDNNDESIIEFQHNKGETPYEGSYLNQWFSPKKENGYYFNTPTEDLVNAYEVTNEGIADPRLDYSIGREGGQWLNGEDFDPAWSPTGFLTKKHAQPLEEVSAGTKGDAGLNYTYMRYAEILLMKAEALNEEDRSADALEPLNKIRKRARECYLYDNTLSGYGSVPQGLLSDITVTNQQTLRDVIRHERRVELAMEFHRYFDLMRYGAEAAEAALSNKGFIYAEDRYFPIPQSERDANNAL, from the coding sequence ATCAAACAAATACTTATAGCACTTGTCCTTCTTCCTGTTTTTATATCCTGCGAAGATTTCCTGGACGAAGATTTGCAGGGCGTATATTCCAGCAAGACATTTTACGAAACGCCTGAGCAGGCCATTACTGCGGTGAATACCACTTATGTCCCCGCTTCTTTCCGGGAAATAAACAACTGCCTATGGGTATTTGGCGATGTAGCCTCCGATGACGCCATAAAAGGTGGTAATCCGGGAGATCAGAGTGAAATTGAGTTTATTGACAATTTCAGCGTGACTCCTGACAACGGCTTTGTGGAATTCATCTGGCAACATTATTACGAAGGCATAACCCGCGCCAACCAAGTGATTCTGAACGTGCCAAAAATAAATATGAACGATGATCTTCGCAATCGCCTTGTAGGCGAGGCCAAATTTCTACGGGCCTATTATTACTTCCATCTTGTCAATATCTATGGGGGCATTCCCCTGAAGACCAAACCAGCACTTACCTCCGAAGCCCTTCATGTACCCCTTTCAGATGTGGAGGAAATTTATTCCCAAATAGAAAAGGACCTGGAGGACGCAGCCAAAGTGTTGCCCAAACAGTACGGCGGTACGGAAAAGGGACGTGCTACCCAAGGGGCTGCCCTGGGCTTACTGGCCAAAGTCTACATGTTTCAGGAGAAATGGCAGAAGGTTATTACAACAACCAATCAGGTTCAGGACCTGAAGGTGTATGAATTACTTGACGTTTACCGTCACAATTTTGAATTGGCCTATGATAACAATGATGAGTCCATAATTGAATTTCAGCACAATAAAGGAGAAACTCCTTATGAGGGAAGCTATCTCAACCAATGGTTCAGCCCAAAGAAAGAAAACGGATATTATTTTAATACTCCAACAGAAGACCTCGTTAATGCATACGAGGTGACCAATGAAGGGATTGCAGATCCTCGGCTGGATTATTCAATCGGAAGGGAGGGTGGTCAATGGCTCAATGGCGAGGATTTTGACCCGGCGTGGTCACCTACGGGTTTTTTGACCAAAAAGCATGCTCAGCCCCTTGAAGAGGTGAGCGCCGGAACCAAAGGAGATGCAGGTCTGAATTACACCTACATGCGCTATGCCGAGATACTCTTGATGAAAGCCGAGGCACTTAATGAAGAAGATCGATCTGCTGATGCACTTGAGCCTTTGAATAAAATAAGAAAAAGAGCAAGGGAATGTTATCTATACGACAACACCTTGTCGGGATACGGCAGTGTACCCCAGGGACTTTTATCCGATATAACCGTTACCAACCAGCAAACTCTCAGGGATGTCATCAGGCATGAAAGGCGGGTTGAACTGGCGATGGAATTTCACCGATACTTTGATCTTATGCGCTACGGAGCAGAAGCTGCTGAGGCTGCTCTTTCAAATAAAGGCTTCATATATGCTGAAGATCGCTATTTCCCAATACCACAAAGTGAACGTGATGCAAATAATGCTTTATAA
- a CDS encoding TonB-dependent receptor produces MNIKVKSLLTGLLLLLICFNTWGQSGPIKGTVKDEAGKPLPGVNVIYKGTQKGTSTDLNGNFELPEKPEGVNIFVVSFVGYKTQEITIGDKRYFDIVMEESVQQLEELVVVGYGTKKKADLTGSVSSVNMEDFGQLQVDRIDEGLQGLASGVRVSQATGHPGGEVDVRIRGIGSIHSDNEPLYIVDGIPTKNALSTLSPDDIKSISILKDASSTAIYGSRANNGVVLITTKEGNKGEAQIEFKLFSGVQMHGPLTDMTNKDQYIEVYNEAARNDNADVEMDLLKRNLISDELAQSLPDINHLDRIFRNALQQKYHLSVNGGDQKTQYVVSGNYFNQEGILLNSGYERFAGKLSVTSKPLSGLEIGTNINASAGTKNIQGASGDGYGGNGGSSVRYAFFRTPAIPVYDEEGNFVDLPEHPEFFGDGYNPVGLLENFSNIRHTYRLFGNVFTKLSFWENFTYTSRLGIDYSTSNRRRFNKTWGTNNRINNPNSLTAADEQFNSWTWNNVLNYSITIGDNHNITATVGSEAIKESWYNKSTTEHDFKDQDPDVVYLGNGQGSIGTSEDKFGSALLSFFARADYNYNGKYLLSATIREDGSSRLAEGKRWGTFYSSSIGWRLDKENFLKDAEFISQLKIRGGIGFIGNQNIGYYAYSDQINPGFNYSFGGVSQNGYAMTVLGNDDVHWETSNQYDIGTDILLFDNRIDLTVNYYQKYTKDMLTRESIPTSAGYADPAWVNSGQVKNTGLELQTGYKNKIGDFFYRISGNFAFLNNEVTKLKSPILSGRIDNGVYATKTEEGYPIGSFYLYEMIGIYQNESDIITHAYQGEDIKPGDVMYKDQNGDGVINADDRTHVGSGIPDYTAGLNLQAKYRNFDIQVFIQGAYGQEIYYQVATDIEGFYRPFNLTMRYYNNRWTGEGTSNTQPRASWDAKANNTRPSTRFLEDGSYTRLKSLQIGYSLSESLLKKLSMQKARIYLSGKNLFTITDYPGLDPEMTVSDNSEGEGDRAANIDWATYPSAIGYNIGLQITF; encoded by the coding sequence TTGAATATTAAAGTTAAAAGTTTATTAACGGGCCTTCTTTTATTGTTGATCTGTTTTAACACCTGGGGGCAGTCAGGGCCGATTAAAGGCACCGTTAAAGACGAGGCAGGCAAACCATTGCCTGGAGTGAATGTTATATACAAGGGTACCCAAAAAGGCACGAGTACAGATTTAAATGGAAATTTTGAGCTCCCTGAAAAACCAGAAGGGGTAAATATATTTGTGGTATCTTTTGTAGGATATAAAACACAGGAAATCACCATTGGCGACAAGAGGTATTTTGATATCGTCATGGAGGAGAGTGTTCAACAACTGGAAGAACTTGTGGTTGTTGGCTATGGAACGAAAAAAAAGGCCGATCTGACAGGTTCTGTTTCTTCAGTCAACATGGAAGACTTTGGACAGTTACAGGTAGATAGGATAGATGAGGGCTTGCAGGGTCTGGCTTCCGGCGTGCGTGTATCACAGGCCACAGGCCATCCCGGAGGTGAGGTGGATGTCCGTATTCGGGGTATCGGCTCGATTCACAGCGACAATGAACCGCTTTACATCGTGGACGGCATTCCAACCAAGAATGCCCTTAGTACGCTATCCCCCGACGATATCAAATCGATAAGTATCCTGAAAGATGCTTCTTCTACAGCTATTTACGGTTCAAGGGCCAATAACGGGGTGGTTTTGATTACTACAAAAGAAGGAAATAAAGGAGAAGCACAGATAGAATTTAAATTATTTAGCGGGGTACAGATGCATGGCCCGCTAACGGACATGACGAATAAAGACCAGTACATTGAAGTTTATAACGAAGCGGCACGTAACGACAATGCCGACGTGGAAATGGATTTACTGAAAAGAAACCTGATTAGTGACGAGCTTGCACAATCGTTGCCGGATATTAACCATCTCGACCGTATTTTTCGTAATGCCCTTCAGCAAAAATATCACCTGAGCGTAAACGGAGGGGATCAAAAAACCCAATACGTAGTTTCCGGCAATTATTTCAATCAGGAAGGAATACTTTTAAACAGCGGTTATGAGCGCTTTGCCGGCAAATTAAGCGTTACTTCCAAGCCGTTAAGCGGCCTTGAAATCGGTACCAACATCAATGCATCGGCAGGAACGAAAAATATTCAGGGCGCCTCAGGGGACGGCTATGGTGGTAACGGAGGCAGCTCAGTACGTTACGCGTTCTTCCGTACACCGGCCATACCGGTTTACGATGAAGAGGGGAATTTTGTGGACTTACCAGAGCATCCCGAATTTTTTGGGGATGGATACAACCCCGTGGGATTGCTTGAAAATTTTTCGAATATCAGGCATACTTACCGCTTGTTTGGGAATGTATTCACAAAGTTATCCTTCTGGGAAAATTTTACGTATACCTCCCGCCTGGGAATAGATTACAGCACAAGTAACCGTCGCAGATTTAATAAAACCTGGGGTACCAATAACCGTATAAACAACCCGAATTCGCTAACCGCCGCTGATGAGCAGTTCAACAGCTGGACCTGGAACAACGTGCTCAATTATAGCATCACGATAGGTGATAATCACAACATTACCGCTACGGTAGGATCCGAGGCAATTAAAGAATCCTGGTATAACAAGTCCACTACTGAGCATGATTTTAAAGACCAGGATCCGGATGTGGTTTACTTAGGTAATGGTCAGGGAAGTATTGGTACCTCCGAAGATAAATTTGGCAGCGCTTTGCTTTCGTTTTTTGCACGCGCCGACTATAACTACAACGGTAAATACCTTCTTTCAGCAACCATACGGGAGGATGGCTCTTCCAGACTGGCTGAAGGTAAAAGATGGGGTACGTTTTACTCTTCATCCATTGGCTGGCGCCTCGATAAGGAAAACTTCCTGAAAGATGCAGAATTTATATCGCAATTGAAAATCAGGGGAGGAATAGGCTTTATTGGAAATCAAAATATTGGCTACTACGCTTATTCCGACCAGATCAACCCGGGGTTCAATTATTCTTTTGGAGGTGTCTCGCAAAATGGTTATGCGATGACGGTTCTTGGAAATGATGATGTGCATTGGGAAACAAGTAATCAATATGATATTGGAACCGATATTTTACTATTCGATAACCGCATCGACTTAACGGTGAATTATTACCAAAAGTACACAAAAGACATGCTTACCAGGGAGTCTATACCCACTTCAGCCGGATATGCAGATCCTGCCTGGGTTAACAGCGGCCAGGTGAAAAATACCGGGTTGGAACTGCAGACAGGTTATAAAAATAAAATCGGTGACTTTTTCTACAGGATATCCGGAAATTTTGCATTCCTGAACAACGAAGTAACCAAACTTAAATCACCGATTTTAAGCGGGCGTATTGATAATGGCGTTTATGCCACTAAAACCGAAGAAGGGTATCCCATTGGCTCGTTTTATTTGTATGAAATGATTGGCATTTACCAAAATGAATCCGACATCATTACCCATGCTTATCAGGGTGAGGATATTAAGCCTGGAGATGTTATGTACAAGGATCAGAACGGCGACGGGGTAATCAATGCGGATGACCGTACTCATGTTGGAAGTGGTATTCCGGATTATACAGCCGGACTTAACCTGCAAGCTAAATACAGGAATTTTGATATCCAGGTTTTCATTCAGGGTGCTTATGGTCAGGAAATTTATTACCAGGTAGCTACCGACATCGAGGGCTTCTACCGTCCCTTCAACCTAACCATGCGCTATTACAATAACCGCTGGACAGGAGAAGGAACAAGCAATACCCAGCCCCGTGCTTCCTGGGATGCCAAGGCCAATAACACCAGGCCATCCACCCGCTTTTTGGAAGATGGTTCTTATACCAGACTGAAATCCTTACAAATTGGATACAGTCTCTCAGAATCGCTGCTTAAAAAGCTCTCGATGCAGAAAGCACGCATCTATCTTTCAGGCAAGAATTTATTTACTATTACGGATTACCCCGGTCTTGATCCCGAAATGACGGTTAGCGACAATTCAGAAGGTGAGGGCGACCGGGCTGCCAATATCGACTGGGCAACTTACCCCTCGGCCATAGGGTACAATATAGGTTTGCAAATTACATTTTAA
- a CDS encoding FIVAR domain-containing protein — MELFKLNTRAIILALIVGMFAVSISCSEDQTEEVTVDKENLKQMIDSAQTLLDNTTEGTAEGQYQRGAKDELKNTLENAQVVYDNEDATQSEVDNATVALEKAIEDYLSKEITPIAPDALSGHWTFDEGSGSTAKDYSENGLDGELLEAPDGWNGGKPEWTTDRYGDEGQALYFNEGSRIKVPYNPAINPDQMTIALWVYASEVLENNRFIGLHSWNGYKFQLQSANKAFFTAATTDGIYDKDTDPALETEQWYHLAVTVGDGNMVFYINGTETQKWEDVPGTMKTVSGNDLVFGVDCDKYSSSTDNFDENTEIPLAWGGYLHGKLDEIRFYNTILTESQISSIYDQEKPE; from the coding sequence ATGGAATTATTTAAATTAAACACACGCGCAATCATTCTTGCACTAATTGTTGGAATGTTTGCTGTCTCTATTAGTTGTTCTGAAGATCAAACTGAAGAAGTAACTGTAGACAAGGAAAATCTTAAACAAATGATTGACTCAGCCCAAACTTTGCTTGACAACACCACCGAAGGAACTGCAGAAGGGCAGTACCAGCGCGGTGCCAAAGATGAGCTGAAGAATACCCTGGAAAATGCCCAGGTAGTTTATGACAATGAAGATGCTACACAATCAGAAGTAGATAATGCAACTGTTGCCCTCGAAAAAGCTATTGAGGATTATCTCAGTAAAGAGATAACACCTATTGCTCCGGATGCTCTTTCAGGGCACTGGACTTTTGATGAAGGAAGTGGTTCTACTGCCAAGGATTATTCAGAGAACGGGCTTGACGGCGAATTGCTTGAAGCCCCCGACGGCTGGAATGGAGGCAAACCCGAATGGACAACAGACCGCTACGGTGATGAAGGCCAGGCCCTTTATTTTAACGAAGGAAGCCGCATTAAAGTGCCTTACAACCCGGCCATTAACCCGGATCAAATGACCATTGCCCTTTGGGTATACGCAAGCGAAGTGCTTGAAAACAACCGCTTTATAGGCCTGCACTCCTGGAATGGCTACAAATTCCAGCTACAATCGGCCAATAAAGCCTTTTTCACCGCCGCTACCACAGACGGCATTTACGACAAGGATACCGACCCTGCGCTTGAGACCGAGCAATGGTATCATCTTGCAGTTACGGTTGGCGATGGCAACATGGTCTTCTACATAAACGGTACGGAAACTCAAAAATGGGAAGATGTACCGGGTACCATGAAAACAGTTTCCGGTAACGATCTGGTATTTGGTGTAGACTGTGATAAGTATTCTTCTTCTACCGATAATTTTGATGAAAATACAGAAATTCCACTGGCCTGGGGTGGCTATTTACATGGCAAACTGGATGAAATCAGGTTTTACAATACAATCCTGACCGAATCACAGATTTCCAGTATTTACGACCAGGAAAAGCCTGAATAG
- a CDS encoding T9SS type A sorting domain-containing protein — MKTVYLIATILLMPILIEAQQIIPDRIGQMPDRPEPYNIRNWSKVAHSYDSLVFDTSLTGEYLPLTVIDESGINYDHPHIGIASYVGQNPQEVAEAINYLPALIGASLNGIDKSDQFGQNWVLMAGDFFNRANGENIYLNQYSGSSGNDWWYETMPNVFFYQLNDLYPETGHFAEQFTKVADRWLEAVKAMGANATPWQVPYMNYRAWDFKQMAPLESGVKQPAASGAIAWILYHAYMETGNKKYLTGAEWAFEFLNNREQNPVYELQFAYGTYTAARMNAEAGTNYDVDKMVNWCFNQGSLRGWGIIIGQWGNYECSGLRGEAYDEGNDYAFLMNGIQQAAALVPMVRYQEQYANAIAKWMLNLTNASAYFYPGFLPADHQDNEEWVLTNTQDSCIAHESMRESLNGKSPVATGDAVNGGWAPTNLSLYSSSHVGYLGSLVEKTDVEHILRINLTSTDFYSRSFPACLIRNPYQQDTSITIVTDSIVDVYDALENQIILNDVSGETSLSIPAGKARMLVYLPPDAELKQKGTKTFVNNICIDFANGEEINDRPPRIKALKALKNPVEKNDSLYLYCTATDPEGHSLTYSWQRDGNEIQGNSILADKAPDEAVNINYRCVVTANGKSDTAWLELEVLEKIPYIPEIKSIRADPRKMDLGGTTSLVCNVFEKNGDVLSFHWESEHGQLTSDGSTANWQAPEQEGNYTLSCTVSDVDGSTTDSLLVMVRRLSDMEMGEPVLLLPFNGDTRDHSQYQQETTANSITLVADSLGNPQAAASLNGTSSYIRITNDSSLKFSEELTVAGWFYPLQQEYNETYLVSHGSWENRWKISYNPPYLRSTINTTNGILDLDMETPLEKEQWHHFTAVYTGEEMELYLNGRLNNFTAFSGALNPSTLDMTIGKARPDQDYHFHGYLDEIVVYDHALPPSAIKTIYNNEITSVQKGPLQEPKISIYPQPADKILHISANIPTLAPLFYSVITIEGRVIQTGHWKSGEHILLDTAIFPSGLYLLNLKTEQFSQTYKIIIHHP; from the coding sequence TTGGTATTGCCTCTTATGTTGGACAAAATCCGCAGGAAGTTGCAGAAGCGATCAATTACTTGCCTGCACTGATAGGGGCCTCGCTCAACGGTATTGACAAATCAGATCAATTCGGTCAGAATTGGGTGCTCATGGCCGGGGATTTCTTCAACCGGGCCAACGGAGAAAATATCTATTTGAATCAATACTCCGGAAGCAGCGGCAACGATTGGTGGTACGAAACCATGCCCAATGTTTTCTTTTACCAGTTGAACGATCTTTATCCCGAAACCGGGCATTTTGCTGAACAGTTCACCAAAGTTGCCGACCGTTGGCTTGAAGCGGTAAAGGCCATGGGTGCAAACGCTACTCCCTGGCAGGTACCTTATATGAACTACCGCGCCTGGGATTTTAAACAAATGGCGCCGCTGGAAAGTGGGGTAAAGCAACCTGCTGCCTCAGGAGCAATTGCGTGGATTCTTTATCATGCCTATATGGAAACAGGCAATAAAAAATACTTGACCGGAGCCGAATGGGCGTTTGAATTTTTGAACAACCGAGAGCAAAATCCGGTTTATGAACTGCAATTTGCTTATGGTACATATACCGCAGCACGTATGAATGCAGAAGCAGGCACCAACTATGATGTGGATAAAATGGTAAACTGGTGTTTTAACCAGGGAAGTCTCAGAGGCTGGGGCATTATCATTGGCCAATGGGGCAACTACGAATGTTCCGGACTAAGAGGCGAAGCTTACGACGAAGGAAATGACTATGCTTTCCTGATGAACGGCATTCAGCAAGCAGCAGCATTAGTGCCGATGGTACGTTACCAGGAACAGTATGCCAATGCTATTGCCAAATGGATGCTCAACCTGACTAATGCTTCTGCCTATTTTTACCCGGGTTTTTTACCTGCTGACCATCAGGATAACGAAGAATGGGTCCTTACTAACACCCAGGATAGCTGCATCGCACACGAGTCGATGCGGGAGAGCCTGAACGGTAAAAGCCCCGTAGCTACAGGCGACGCAGTGAATGGCGGATGGGCTCCCACCAACCTCTCCCTTTACAGTTCATCTCATGTAGGTTATCTCGGTAGTTTAGTGGAAAAAACAGATGTAGAGCACATTCTGCGGATAAACTTAACCAGTACGGATTTCTATTCACGTTCCTTCCCTGCCTGCCTGATACGGAATCCGTATCAGCAAGATACGAGCATTACCATTGTTACAGATAGCATTGTAGATGTTTATGATGCCCTTGAAAATCAAATCATTCTTAATGATGTTTCAGGGGAAACCTCCCTCAGTATTCCTGCGGGGAAGGCACGGATGCTGGTATATTTGCCGCCGGATGCCGAATTGAAACAAAAGGGCACAAAAACATTCGTTAACAATATATGCATTGATTTTGCAAACGGCGAAGAAATCAACGACCGGCCGCCCCGGATAAAAGCCCTGAAAGCTCTGAAAAATCCTGTGGAAAAAAACGATTCCCTTTATTTGTACTGCACTGCAACTGATCCTGAAGGGCACTCGCTAACTTATAGCTGGCAACGAGATGGAAATGAAATTCAGGGAAATTCCATACTTGCTGACAAAGCGCCGGATGAAGCCGTAAACATCAATTACCGCTGTGTAGTAACGGCTAATGGTAAATCTGATACCGCCTGGCTTGAGTTGGAAGTGCTCGAAAAAATTCCGTATATCCCTGAAATCAAAAGTATCCGTGCTGATCCGCGTAAAATGGATTTGGGCGGAACCACTTCATTGGTTTGCAACGTATTTGAAAAAAACGGGGATGTGCTTTCTTTTCACTGGGAAAGTGAACACGGCCAGTTGACAAGCGATGGAAGCACTGCTAACTGGCAGGCACCAGAACAGGAAGGCAATTATACTTTAAGCTGCACTGTTTCTGATGTGGATGGCAGTACCACCGATAGCCTGTTGGTAATGGTACGCCGGTTAAGCGATATGGAAATGGGTGAGCCCGTACTCTTACTTCCTTTTAATGGAGATACCCGCGATCACAGCCAGTATCAGCAGGAAACAACAGCAAACAGTATTACCCTGGTTGCTGATAGTCTTGGGAACCCTCAAGCGGCAGCAAGCCTGAACGGTACATCATCCTATATCCGCATAACCAATGATTCCTCCTTGAAATTCAGTGAAGAACTGACTGTGGCAGGTTGGTTTTATCCCTTGCAACAGGAATACAATGAAACCTATCTCGTTTCGCATGGAAGTTGGGAAAATCGCTGGAAAATATCTTACAACCCCCCATACCTCCGCAGTACCATCAATACAACAAATGGGATATTGGACCTGGATATGGAAACACCTTTGGAAAAAGAGCAATGGCATCATTTTACTGCAGTGTATACAGGTGAAGAGATGGAATTATACTTGAACGGAAGGCTAAACAACTTTACAGCATTTAGCGGCGCTTTGAATCCCAGTACTCTGGATATGACCATCGGCAAAGCCCGCCCGGACCAGGATTACCATTTTCATGGTTACCTGGATGAGATCGTGGTTTATGATCACGCATTACCTCCTTCCGCCATTAAAACCATTTACAATAATGAAATTACTTCTGTACAAAAAGGTCCTTTGCAGGAACCCAAAATAAGCATTTATCCCCAGCCAGCGGATAAAATCCTTCATATATCTGCAAATATTCCTACATTAGCCCCTTTGTTTTATTCAGTAATTACCATAGAAGGCAGGGTTATACAAACCGGACACTGGAAATCAGGTGAGCATATACTGCTGGATACTGCCATTTTCCCCTCGGGATTGTATTTATTAAATCTAAAAACCGAACAATTCAGCCAAACTTATAAAATCATTATCCACCATCCATAA